The proteins below are encoded in one region of uncultured Tolumonas sp.:
- a CDS encoding CcdB family protein translates to MSQFTLYRNPDKATATTYPFFVDVQSDLLENLNTRLVIPLTPVELIEKKAPSHLCPIIHLDEGDFVILTQQTTSVPTKILIEPTHDLSTFRDEIIAAIDFLITGI, encoded by the coding sequence ATGTCACAATTTACGTTATATAGAAATCCCGATAAAGCCACGGCCACCACATATCCATTTTTCGTTGATGTGCAAAGCGATCTCTTAGAAAACTTGAATACACGTTTGGTTATCCCGTTAACGCCAGTAGAGCTAATAGAAAAGAAAGCGCCAAGTCATTTATGCCCGATCATCCATTTGGATGAAGGTGACTTCGTGATCCTGACACAACAGACGACGAGTGTGCCAACCAAGATCTTGATTGAGCCAACGCATGATCTGAGTACGTTTCGGGATGAAATTATTGCTGCGATCGATTTTTTGATCACTGGAATTTAA
- a CDS encoding HigA family addiction module antitoxin, which translates to MAMYNPPHPGEFIESIYLEPYGISCRNLASHLGVAASTLSRILKGQNSVTPEMALRLSKVLGRTPESWLAMQDNYELWQARQTLNLSNVHPLNLTSLTA; encoded by the coding sequence ATGGCAATGTATAACCCTCCTCACCCTGGTGAGTTTATTGAGTCTATTTATTTAGAACCCTATGGCATCAGTTGTCGCAATCTTGCCTCCCACCTCGGTGTTGCTGCATCAACATTAAGCCGCATTCTGAAAGGTCAAAATTCAGTCACGCCAGAAATGGCATTGCGGCTATCTAAAGTGCTAGGTCGTACACCTGAAAGCTGGCTTGCCATGCAAGATAACTATGAATTATGGCAAGCCCGTCAAACGTTGAATCTTTCAAATGTTCATCCTCTGAATCTTACCTCGCTTACAGCTTAA
- a CDS encoding phosphoethanolamine--lipid A transferase → MKLRFQLKSQYLTLLLASYFTLILNYPFFRESWKVLNSIENVKTGFIISIPLFVLFALNILFSLFTIKYLSKPIFIALVLTSSLVAYAGLTYGTVFDYGMIKNSAQTNMSEASSYLNPSLIICFLLTGIIPAFLIARTKIIYRPLLKEVLTKFAVISLSLLGLLIIAFFYYQDYASVGRNNKFLQKYIVPTQYTWSGYKYVKETYFTTPLVYQQLGLDAKKNVPPTVTKPQMTVMVLGETARAMNYQYNGYSRDTNRFTAPDGLISFRHVSSCGTATAVSVPCMFSFMGRKNYDESRAETQDNVLDVIHRAGLNVQWIDNDSGCKGVCARVPTLNIDIKTKSPLCDGTYCFDEIMLPELKRLLAEAKGKDTLIALHLIGSHGPTYYRRYPASHRIFTPDCERSDIQNCSHDELVNTYDNTIAYTDYMLSQVIALLKANSSEYNTSMLYMSDHGESLGEKGLYLHGTPYALAPEEQTHVPGLLWLSDNYAKEKQIDTDCLRKEAQSKQVSQDYLSHSLLSLTGVATSTYKPELDLISGCRRNS, encoded by the coding sequence GTGAAATTGAGATTTCAACTTAAAAGTCAGTACCTTACATTGTTATTGGCAAGTTATTTTACATTAATTCTAAACTATCCATTCTTTCGGGAATCATGGAAAGTTTTGAACTCAATTGAGAATGTCAAAACAGGCTTTATTATCTCAATCCCTTTGTTTGTTTTGTTTGCATTAAACATTCTGTTTTCACTATTTACGATAAAATACCTTAGTAAACCTATATTTATCGCTTTAGTTCTCACGTCTTCACTGGTTGCTTATGCTGGTCTAACCTACGGCACAGTGTTTGACTACGGGATGATAAAAAACTCAGCACAGACCAATATGTCTGAAGCTTCGAGTTATCTTAACCCTTCGTTGATTATCTGTTTTCTGCTGACGGGTATCATCCCTGCATTTTTGATTGCAAGAACAAAAATCATCTATCGCCCTTTGCTGAAAGAGGTTTTGACTAAGTTCGCCGTTATCAGCCTTTCTCTACTCGGGTTACTGATCATTGCGTTCTTCTATTATCAGGATTATGCCTCTGTTGGCCGAAACAATAAGTTTTTGCAAAAATATATCGTACCAACCCAATACACCTGGAGTGGTTATAAATACGTCAAAGAAACGTATTTCACGACACCGCTGGTGTATCAACAATTAGGGTTAGATGCGAAAAAAAACGTCCCCCCGACGGTAACAAAACCACAAATGACCGTGATGGTGTTAGGTGAAACCGCACGGGCGATGAACTATCAATACAACGGTTATTCACGTGACACCAACCGTTTTACCGCACCAGATGGGCTCATCTCATTCCGCCATGTTTCTTCTTGCGGCACAGCAACCGCAGTTTCCGTTCCTTGCATGTTTTCATTTATGGGGCGAAAAAACTATGATGAAAGCCGAGCTGAAACACAGGATAACGTGTTGGATGTGATCCACCGTGCTGGGTTAAATGTTCAATGGATCGATAACGACAGCGGCTGTAAAGGCGTCTGCGCACGTGTTCCTACACTTAATATTGATATTAAAACGAAGTCGCCACTGTGTGATGGCACCTATTGTTTTGACGAAATCATGTTACCGGAATTAAAACGCTTACTGGCAGAAGCAAAAGGAAAAGATACCTTAATTGCATTACATCTGATCGGTAGCCATGGTCCAACTTATTACCGACGTTATCCTGCTTCCCATCGTATTTTCACTCCTGATTGTGAACGCAGTGACATTCAAAATTGTTCGCATGATGAGCTGGTCAATACCTATGACAACACGATTGCTTATACCGATTACATGTTGTCGCAAGTGATCGCCTTATTAAAAGCGAATAGCAGCGAATACAACACCAGCATGTTGTATATGTCAGATCACGGTGAATCGTTGGGCGAAAAAGGATTGTATTTGCATGGCACACCTTACGCGTTAGCGCCTGAAGAGCAAACGCATGTGCCTGGATTGCTATGGTTATCTGATAACTACGCCAAAGAAAAACAGATCGATACCGATTGCTTACGTAAAGAAGCTCAGAGTAAACAAGTATCTCAAGATTATTTGTCGCATAGTTTGCTGAGTTTAACTGGCGTGGCAACATCCACTTATAAACCAGAATTAGATCTTATTTCTGGTTGTCGTAGAAACAGCTAA
- the oadA gene encoding sodium-extruding oxaloacetate decarboxylase subunit alpha, whose protein sequence is MSKKITVTDTILRDAHQSLLATRMRTEDMLPICSKLDQVSYWSLEVWGGATFDACVRFLKEDPWERLRQLRKALPNTRLQMLLRGQNLLGYRHYSDDVVEAFVAKAAENGIDVFRIFDAMNDVRNLATAIKAVKKVGKHAQGTICYTTSPVHTTEAFVAQAHELVALGVDSIAVKDMAGLLTPFATGELVKALKAAVSLPIFVHSHDTAGVATMCQLKAIEAGADNIDTAISSMAWGTSHPATESMVAALRGTEYDTGLDLELLQEIGMYFHAVRKKYHQYESDFTGVDTRVQVNQVPGGMVSNLANQLKEQGALNRINEVFNEIPKVRKDLGYPPLVTPTSQIVGTQAVFNVLAGERYKTITNEVKLYLQGRYGKSPAPVDTALQHQAIGKEEVIDVRPADLLKPELAKLRTEIGALAKTEEDVLTYAMFPDIGRKFLSERDAGTLVPEALLPIPGTAAEQPVAKEGMPTEFVIDVHGESYHIDITGIGIKSDNKRHFYMSIDGLPEEVVFEPLNAYVGSGASNKRKQAAAPGDVSTAMPGNIVDVLVNVGDKVKAGQPLLVTEAMKMESEILAPIAGNVKAVHVAKGDRVNPGDVLIEIEG, encoded by the coding sequence ATGAGTAAAAAAATTACGGTTACAGACACTATTCTGCGAGATGCCCACCAATCGTTGCTGGCGACCCGCATGCGCACTGAAGACATGCTGCCAATCTGTAGCAAGCTGGATCAGGTCAGCTACTGGTCACTGGAAGTCTGGGGTGGTGCTACGTTTGATGCTTGTGTTCGTTTCCTGAAAGAAGATCCGTGGGAACGTCTGCGTCAGCTGCGGAAAGCGCTGCCAAACACGCGTCTGCAAATGCTGCTGCGTGGTCAGAACCTGCTGGGCTATCGCCACTACAGCGATGATGTGGTCGAAGCGTTTGTGGCTAAAGCTGCTGAAAATGGCATTGATGTTTTCCGTATTTTTGACGCCATGAACGATGTGCGTAATCTGGCCACCGCAATCAAAGCGGTTAAAAAAGTCGGTAAACATGCTCAGGGCACTATCTGCTACACCACCAGCCCAGTGCATACCACCGAAGCGTTTGTGGCACAGGCGCATGAATTAGTCGCTTTAGGCGTTGATTCTATCGCAGTCAAAGACATGGCCGGTTTATTAACACCGTTTGCCACCGGCGAATTAGTCAAAGCACTGAAAGCCGCCGTATCGCTGCCAATTTTCGTTCATTCCCACGATACCGCTGGCGTTGCCACTATGTGTCAGCTGAAAGCGATCGAAGCGGGTGCGGATAATATCGACACCGCTATCTCCAGCATGGCTTGGGGCACCAGCCACCCTGCCACTGAATCAATGGTTGCAGCACTGCGCGGCACTGAATACGACACTGGTTTAGATCTGGAGTTACTGCAGGAAATCGGTATGTATTTCCATGCGGTGCGTAAAAAATATCATCAGTACGAAAGTGATTTCACGGGCGTGGACACCCGTGTTCAGGTCAATCAGGTGCCCGGTGGCATGGTTTCCAATCTGGCAAACCAGCTGAAAGAACAAGGTGCATTGAATCGCATTAACGAAGTGTTTAACGAGATCCCGAAAGTACGTAAAGATCTGGGTTACCCACCACTGGTAACACCAACCTCTCAGATCGTGGGTACTCAGGCGGTATTCAACGTATTAGCTGGTGAGCGTTACAAAACCATCACCAATGAAGTAAAACTCTATCTGCAAGGTCGCTATGGTAAATCACCAGCACCAGTAGATACGGCGTTACAACATCAGGCGATCGGTAAGGAAGAAGTGATCGATGTTCGCCCTGCTGACCTGCTAAAACCAGAACTGGCTAAGTTACGTACTGAGATCGGTGCACTGGCAAAAACAGAAGAAGATGTGCTGACTTACGCCATGTTCCCGGATATTGGCCGTAAATTCCTGAGCGAACGTGATGCCGGTACTTTGGTACCAGAAGCCTTGTTACCAATTCCAGGTACAGCCGCAGAACAACCTGTAGCGAAAGAAGGCATGCCAACCGAATTTGTGATTGATGTGCATGGCGAAAGCTATCATATCGACATTACCGGGATCGGTATTAAGAGTGACAATAAACGCCATTTCTACATGTCGATCGATGGTTTGCCAGAAGAGGTCGTTTTTGAACCACTGAATGCTTATGTAGGTTCAGGTGCCAGCAACAAACGTAAACAAGCGGCAGCACCAGGTGATGTCAGCACTGCAATGCCGGGTAACATTGTTGATGTGCTGGTCAATGTGGGTGACAAAGTGAAAGCAGGTCAACCGCTGCTGGTTACTGAAGCGATGAAGATGGAAAGTGAAATTCTGGCGCCAATCGCGGGTAATGTAAAAGCGGTTCACGTTGCTAAAGGCGATCGCGTTAACCCAGGTGATGTTTTAATCGAAATCGAAGGTTAA
- a CDS encoding acetyl-CoA carboxylase biotin carboxylase subunit, with protein sequence MIKKILIANRGEIAVRIVRACAEMGIRSVAVYSDADRHALHVKRADESYSLGQDPLAGYLSPQRLVSLAVETGCDALHPGYGFLSENAHFSELCEQHGIKFIGPSAEVIRRMGDKTEARRSMIAAGVPCTPGTEGNLADLAEAIREAARIGYPVMLKATSGGGGRGIRRCNSQEELEQAYPRVISEATKAFGSAEVFLEKCIVNPKHIEAQILADSFGNTVHLFERDCSIQRRNQKLIEIAPSPQLTPEQRAYIGELSVRAAKAVGYENAGTVEFLLADDEVYFMEMNTRVQVEHTITEEITGIDIVREQIRIASGLPLSIKQEDIQYHGFALQFRINAEDPKNNFFPSFGKITRYYAPGGPGVRTDTAIYTGYVIPPHYDSMCLKLVVWALTWEEALARGLRALDDMRLHGVKTTTPYYQEILRNPEFRTGRFNTSFVEEHPELLEYSEKRRPEQLALAIATAIAAYAGL encoded by the coding sequence GTGATAAAAAAAATTCTGATTGCCAATCGGGGTGAAATCGCCGTTCGAATCGTGCGTGCTTGTGCCGAAATGGGGATCCGCTCGGTTGCTGTTTATTCCGATGCTGACCGCCACGCACTACATGTAAAACGCGCCGACGAATCCTATAGCCTTGGACAAGATCCACTCGCCGGCTATCTCAGCCCGCAACGTCTGGTCAGTCTGGCAGTAGAGACCGGTTGTGATGCTCTGCATCCTGGTTACGGCTTCCTGTCAGAAAATGCTCATTTTTCTGAGCTTTGCGAGCAACACGGTATCAAATTCATTGGCCCAAGTGCCGAAGTGATCCGCCGCATGGGCGATAAGACCGAAGCACGTCGCAGTATGATTGCGGCGGGTGTTCCCTGCACGCCGGGCACTGAAGGTAATCTGGCGGATCTGGCAGAAGCCATTCGTGAAGCGGCTCGCATTGGTTACCCAGTGATGCTGAAAGCAACCTCCGGTGGCGGTGGTCGTGGTATTCGTCGCTGTAACTCTCAGGAAGAGTTGGAGCAGGCTTACCCGCGTGTTATTTCTGAAGCGACTAAAGCCTTCGGTTCAGCAGAAGTGTTTTTGGAAAAATGTATCGTTAATCCAAAACACATTGAAGCTCAAATTCTGGCCGACAGCTTTGGTAACACAGTTCACTTATTTGAACGTGACTGCTCTATTCAGCGTCGCAACCAGAAACTGATTGAAATTGCGCCAAGCCCACAGCTGACACCAGAACAGCGTGCGTATATCGGCGAATTGTCAGTACGCGCAGCCAAAGCGGTCGGTTATGAAAATGCCGGTACTGTTGAATTCCTGCTGGCCGACGACGAAGTTTATTTCATGGAAATGAACACGCGAGTGCAGGTAGAACATACCATCACCGAAGAAATCACGGGTATCGACATCGTTCGTGAACAGATCCGCATCGCTTCCGGCCTGCCGCTGTCAATCAAGCAAGAAGATATTCAGTATCATGGTTTTGCGTTGCAATTCCGAATTAACGCCGAAGATCCGAAAAACAATTTCTTCCCTTCTTTCGGCAAGATCACGCGCTATTACGCGCCCGGTGGCCCTGGTGTTCGCACCGATACCGCCATCTATACCGGTTATGTGATCCCACCGCATTATGATTCGATGTGTCTGAAATTGGTGGTTTGGGCGTTGACCTGGGAAGAAGCTTTAGCCCGCGGATTGCGCGCCCTGGACGATATGCGTTTACACGGTGTCAAAACCACAACGCCATATTATCAGGAAATTTTGCGTAATCCTGAATTCAGAACCGGTCGTTTTAATACCAGCTTTGTGGAAGAGCATCCCGAACTGCTGGAGTATTCAGAAAAACGCAGACCGGAACAGTTGGCTTTAGCGATTGCAACAGCAATTGCGGCATACGCTGGATTATAA
- a CDS encoding LysR family transcriptional regulator produces the protein MRNSLMRITLRQLQVFRAVCETLSYSRAAESMALTQPAVSLQMRQLEELIDQPLFEYVGKRLYLTDAASSLLNASNDVFQRLDELDMQLSDLRGSLKGQLRLSAESSAKYLSPHILAAFQRRHPDVSPLLRVVNRAQILQRLSENKDDLVIMSLVPEDMAVEFMPFLNNPIIAVAPVEHPVCQIENLSLKDLQEWTLLIREPGSGTRKACEEFFQQKRVHFPRTLELNSQEAQREGVVAGLGLAFLPRHAVHLELKAGVLRELPVKELPLYRSWCLVHARGKRLSPVAQAFVDFIREERGVISAIAKRFEVAP, from the coding sequence ATGCGAAATTCCTTAATGCGGATCACATTACGACAGTTACAAGTATTTCGTGCTGTTTGCGAAACGCTTTCATATAGTCGGGCAGCAGAATCTATGGCATTGACTCAGCCGGCAGTTAGCTTGCAGATGCGGCAGTTGGAGGAATTAATTGACCAACCGTTGTTTGAATATGTCGGAAAGAGGCTGTATCTGACTGATGCGGCAAGTAGTCTTTTAAATGCATCTAATGATGTTTTCCAGCGGTTAGACGAGCTAGATATGCAATTGTCTGATTTGCGCGGTTCATTAAAGGGGCAGCTCCGTTTATCCGCCGAATCGAGTGCGAAATATCTTTCGCCTCATATACTCGCTGCGTTTCAACGTCGGCACCCAGATGTCAGCCCATTATTAAGGGTCGTTAACCGGGCGCAGATACTGCAACGTCTGAGTGAGAATAAGGATGATCTGGTGATCATGTCGCTGGTGCCGGAAGATATGGCCGTAGAATTCATGCCGTTTCTGAATAACCCGATCATTGCGGTTGCCCCGGTTGAACATCCGGTATGCCAGATTGAAAATCTGAGTTTGAAAGATTTGCAGGAATGGACTCTGCTGATCCGTGAACCGGGTTCGGGTACACGCAAAGCGTGCGAAGAGTTTTTCCAGCAAAAGCGGGTGCATTTTCCCAGAACACTCGAACTCAACTCGCAAGAGGCGCAACGGGAAGGTGTAGTCGCGGGGTTAGGATTGGCATTTCTACCGCGTCACGCAGTGCATCTTGAATTAAAGGCAGGTGTTTTACGGGAACTGCCAGTCAAGGAATTACCCCTGTATCGTAGCTGGTGTCTGGTGCATGCCCGCGGTAAACGCTTGTCGCCGGTGGCACAGGCATTTGTAGATTTTATCCGTGAAGAGCGGGGGGTGATCAGCGCAATTGCAAAACGGTTTGAAGTTGCCCCTTAG
- a CDS encoding NUDIX domain-containing protein: MNTRFKPRRATCIVECDDGILLAETSGGLLLLPGGQANRGESRLEAAIRELREETTLQAHAAIYLFDHESFSNRHKVFYLIATGTPKPQDDAVALHYTKSLSVEQQATLSPATIEILRRFDDIKKEHEHQFAMLKVICLKDKLAI; this comes from the coding sequence ATGAATACACGTTTCAAACCACGCCGCGCAACCTGTATTGTTGAATGTGATGATGGCATTTTGTTAGCTGAAACCAGCGGTGGCCTTTTATTGTTACCGGGCGGACAAGCAAACCGTGGCGAATCGAGACTGGAAGCTGCCATCCGCGAATTAAGAGAAGAGACAACCTTACAGGCACATGCTGCTATCTATTTATTCGATCACGAGTCATTTTCCAATCGGCATAAAGTGTTTTACCTCATCGCCACTGGCACACCGAAACCGCAAGATGATGCGGTCGCGTTGCATTACACAAAGTCATTATCCGTTGAACAACAAGCCACATTATCCCCGGCAACCATAGAGATCCTTCGCCGTTTCGATGACATCAAAAAAGAACATGAACATCAATTTGCCATGCTCAAAGTTATCTGTCTGAAAGATAAACTCGCTATTTAA